The Magnolia sinica isolate HGM2019 chromosome 10, MsV1, whole genome shotgun sequence genome includes a window with the following:
- the LOC131217409 gene encoding uncharacterized protein LOC131217409 — MLDVSRHFDTWNTCHVQNFFPLLKICTIFDRYNNDADVPVLLQSGNEEKEPSRAVNTKIGSEGHASGDPSYQVMLESYVLQLLCVQKVLKEASEPNNVKKV; from the exons ATGTTGGATGTTTCAAGACACTTTGACACTTGGAACACGTGTCATGTCCAG AACTTTTTTCCCCTGCTGAAGATCTGTACCATTTTTGACAGATATAACAATGATGCTGATGTTCCTGTTTTATTGCAAAGTGGCAATGAAG AGAAAGAACCTTCTAGAGCTGTTAACACTAAAATTGGGAGCGAGGGGCATGCCAGTGGTGACCCATCTTACCAGGTGATGCTCGAAAGCTATGTTCTTCAGCTTCTTTGTGTGCAAAAGGTACTGAAGGAAGCATCAGAACCTAATAATGTGAAGAAGGTATGA